A genomic region of Tamandua tetradactyla isolate mTamTet1 chromosome 2, mTamTet1.pri, whole genome shotgun sequence contains the following coding sequences:
- the LOC143656557 gene encoding interferon omega-1-like yields the protein MAFSVPSLLVLVMIFSSPISSFSCDLPQSLDVGKQETLTVLGQMGKISLLSCLKDRTDFRFPQEMVEASRVQKAQALAVLHEMLQQIFNLFHTEASSAVWNTTLLEQLLSGLHRQLEELETCLLQEMGGEGSLLGMEDPTLAMRRYFQRIHLYLQENKNSSCAWEVVRVEIRRWFLFIHVLTRKFRN from the coding sequence ATGGCTTTTTCAGTCCCTTCACTGCTGGTGTTGGTGATGATCTTCTCCAGCCCCATCAGCTCCTTCAGCTGTGACCTGCCTCAGAGCCTGGACGTGGGAAAGCAGGAGACCCTCACAGTGTTGGGACAAATGGGGAagatctcccttctctcctgcctgAAGGACAGGACTGACTTCAGATTCCCCCAGGAGATGGTGGAGGCCAGCCGGGTCCAGAAGGCCCAGGCCCTGGCTGTCCTCCACGAGATGCTCCAGCAGATCTTCAACCTCTTCCACACAGAGGCCTCCTCTGCTGTTTGGAACACGACCCTCCTGGAACAACTCCTCTCAGGACTTCACCGCCAGCTGGAGGAACTTGAGACCTGTTTGCTGCAGGAGATGGGAGGAGAAGGATCTCTCCTGGGAATGGAGGACCCCACACTGGCCATGAGGAGATACTTCCAGAGAATCCATCTCTATCTGCAAGAGAATAAAAACAGTAGCTGTGCCTGGGAGGTTGTCAGAGTGGAAATCAGGAGATGGTTTCTCTTCATTCATGTGCTCACAAGAAAATTCAGGAATTAG